A genomic stretch from Selenomonadales bacterium includes:
- a CDS encoding nucleotidyltransferase domain-containing protein encodes MALHQSQYEDKIAARKLVLERELARIVSVLIKEYDPLKIVLFGSLATGNIHEYSDIDLIVIKNSQKGFYERLKEVGLLVMSRRGADILVYTPEELELAKDSLFFQEEILKKGKVLYEVPEQLVCLCGGRHYCAAGRTLCCRANTISSRCASYV; translated from the coding sequence GTGGCTCTTCATCAATCCCAATATGAGGACAAAATCGCAGCCAGAAAGTTAGTTTTGGAAAGGGAATTGGCAAGAATAGTATCGGTTTTGATCAAGGAGTATGACCCGTTAAAGATCGTGCTATTTGGTTCTCTTGCCACCGGCAATATCCATGAATACAGCGACATTGACCTGATAGTCATAAAGAATTCTCAAAAGGGATTTTATGAGAGGTTGAAAGAGGTCGGCTTGCTCGTCATGTCCAGAAGAGGGGCAGATATTTTGGTTTATACGCCGGAAGAGCTTGAGCTTGCAAAGGACAGTTTGTTTTTTCAGGAAGAAATCCTAAAGAAGGGCAAGGTGCTTTATGAAGTACCCGAGCAACTGGTTTGCCTTTGCGGCGGACGACATTACTGTGCGGCAGGGCGTACGCTCTGCTGCAGGGCAAACACAATCAGCAGTAGGTGTGCATCCTACGTATAA
- a CDS encoding cobalamin-binding protein produces the protein MKRIAVLSLVLVLAVALSGCAVLNVLRPSIVVTDDLDREVRLERAAQRIVSLAPSNTEMLFALGLAEETVGVSELCDYPPQAATKERVGSFATPSIEKIVSLKPDLVLAASLHKTVGEQLVELGIPVIVLHPESIQGVLDNADLLGRVTGQARGAAELKRQITAELNAVDERVKTLTQAQRPLVYYEVWSNPIMTAGPNTFINELITRAGGVNLGATATTAWPTLSLEELLSRQPQVMFYGHATETVEQVRQRADWGSIPALRDGRVYLVDENLILRAGPRIGQALRLLSTQLHPDLWR, from the coding sequence ATGAAACGCATTGCTGTATTGTCGCTCGTACTCGTTCTCGCTGTGGCCTTATCCGGTTGCGCCGTACTTAACGTACTGCGGCCGAGCATTGTCGTAACGGATGACCTAGACCGCGAAGTACGCCTAGAGCGCGCGGCGCAGCGCATTGTCTCACTTGCCCCGAGTAACACGGAAATGCTCTTTGCCTTAGGCCTAGCAGAAGAAACCGTCGGTGTGTCCGAGCTCTGCGACTACCCACCGCAAGCTGCCACGAAGGAACGCGTCGGCTCATTTGCCACCCCTTCCATCGAAAAAATAGTTAGCCTCAAACCCGACCTCGTCTTAGCCGCCAGCCTACACAAAACTGTCGGCGAGCAATTAGTTGAGCTAGGGATTCCGGTAATTGTCCTGCATCCCGAAAGCATTCAGGGAGTGCTAGATAACGCCGACCTCCTCGGGCGGGTCACCGGTCAGGCGCGCGGCGCGGCGGAGCTTAAGCGGCAAATCACGGCGGAGCTCAATGCCGTTGACGAGCGCGTCAAAACACTAACACAGGCACAGCGGCCGCTAGTGTACTACGAGGTATGGTCTAACCCCATCATGACGGCCGGGCCCAACACGTTTATCAATGAACTTATTACCCGCGCGGGCGGCGTGAACTTAGGGGCGACCGCAACGACTGCCTGGCCGACGCTCTCGCTGGAGGAGCTTTTGTCTAGGCAGCCACAGGTCATGTTCTACGGCCATGCCACCGAGACGGTAGAGCAAGTCAGGCAGCGCGCCGATTGGGGCAGCATCCCTGCCCTGCGTGACGGACGGGTGTACCTGGTAGACGAAAACCTTATCCTGCGGGCCGGGCCCCGCATCGGGCAAGCGCTGCGGCTTCTCTCCACCCAGTTACACCCCGACCTATGGCGGTGA
- a CDS encoding iron ABC transporter permease — protein MNKLAAMRAWSANALLGIVLALSIVLSLVVGAVDIAPTRLLAALQELVTAPANTWSVDAVIAWRLRLPRALLAAAVGASLATAGAIMQGLLHNSLADSFVLGVSSGASLGAAIALLLGLNFAFFGLGAVTPLAFGGAMLALLAVLIISRRVAGQSTLGLLLAGIAMNSALSAVVSFLVLLSRERINPLLFWLMGGFAGRGWSHLVLMLPYLLVGLAIAYAYHRHLTAISLGDATAHHLGVDVSRVRLLLLGTAALLTAAAVSVSGMIGFVGLMTPHFARMLVGHHYRRLLPTAALCGAIFLTCADLLARVAMRPQELPVGIITALCGGPFFLWLLSRQRREVA, from the coding sequence GTGAACAAATTAGCCGCCATGCGCGCGTGGTCGGCTAACGCCCTCTTAGGCATCGTCTTAGCCCTAAGCATAGTCCTAAGCCTCGTGGTGGGGGCGGTCGACATCGCTCCCACCCGCCTGTTGGCGGCTTTGCAGGAATTAGTGACTGCACCTGCGAACACTTGGTCAGTAGATGCTGTGATAGCCTGGCGACTGAGATTGCCACGCGCTCTTCTAGCGGCGGCTGTAGGCGCCTCCTTGGCGACGGCAGGTGCCATTATGCAGGGCCTCTTGCACAACAGCTTGGCCGACTCCTTTGTGCTTGGTGTATCCTCGGGCGCAAGCCTTGGCGCGGCGATTGCCCTGTTACTTGGCCTAAACTTTGCCTTCTTTGGCCTCGGAGCTGTAACTCCGCTGGCGTTTGGGGGGGCAATGCTCGCGCTCTTAGCTGTGCTCATCATCTCGCGGCGAGTGGCCGGCCAATCGACTTTAGGTTTGCTCTTGGCAGGCATCGCGATGAATAGCGCGCTTTCTGCGGTGGTGTCGTTCCTAGTGCTGCTAAGCCGCGAGCGAATCAACCCCCTGCTCTTCTGGCTGATGGGAGGGTTCGCCGGACGCGGCTGGAGTCACCTCGTCCTGATGCTCCCCTACTTACTTGTCGGCTTGGCAATCGCCTACGCCTACCACCGCCACCTCACCGCCATCAGTCTCGGTGATGCGACTGCGCACCATTTAGGGGTAGATGTAAGCCGTGTGCGCCTCTTGCTTTTGGGGACGGCAGCGTTACTTACGGCGGCAGCCGTATCAGTAAGCGGCATGATTGGCTTTGTAGGCTTGATGACACCGCATTTCGCGCGCATGCTTGTCGGGCATCACTACCGTCGCCTTTTACCCACTGCGGCCTTATGCGGGGCAATTTTCCTGACTTGCGCCGATCTCTTGGCACGCGTTGCTATGCGCCCGCAGGAACTCCCGGTCGGGATTATAACTGCTTTGTGCGGCGGGCCGTTTTTCCTCTGGCTCTTGTCGCGCCAACGGCGGGAGGTGGCCTAA